In the genome of Raphanus sativus cultivar WK10039 chromosome 4, ASM80110v3, whole genome shotgun sequence, one region contains:
- the LOC108848552 gene encoding pentatricopeptide repeat-containing protein At5g48730, chloroplastic: MVQMVSLSTSTSHAHPPPSPYNRRRPAERKVAVVRCVSFSPREPKHTTPSENSNNDSSSSLALRETRQRKWLKSTEEEEEEEAESREIQEEINSKTASRKAISIILRREAAKAIIEKKKGPTNSKKLLPRTVLEALHERITALRWESALQVFELLREQLWYKPNVGIYVKLIVMLGKCKQPEKARQIFQEMIGEGCVVNHEVYTALLSAYSRSGRFDDAFTLLELMKSSHNCQPDVHTYSILIKSFLQVFAFDKVQDLLSDMRRQGIRPNTITYNTLIDAYGKAKMFVEMESTLIQMLGEDDCKPDSWTMNSTLRAFGGNGQIEMMENCYEKFQSSGIEPNIRTFNILLDSYGKTGNYKKMSAVMEFMQKYHYSWTIITYNVVIDAFGRAGDLKQMEYLFRLMQSERIKPSCVTLCSLVRAYGRAGKADKIGGVLRFIENSDIRLDLVFFNCLVDAYGRMEKFAEMKGVLELMEKKGIRPDKITYRTMVKAYRISGMTSHVKELDGMVESVGEAQVVLKKPDF; this comes from the exons ATGGTTCAAATGGTTTCTCTCTCCACTTCCACGAGCCACGCTCATCCACCCCCGTCGCCGTACAACCGCCGTCGTCCGGCGGAGAGAAAAGTCGCAGTAGTCCGATGTGTATCCTTTTCCCCGCGCGAGCCTAAACACACAACTCCTTCTGAGAATAGCAATAacgactcctcctcctccttggcGCTTAGAGAGACGAGGCAGAGAAAATGGCTGAAGAgcacggaggaggaggaggaggaggaggcggaaTCGAGGGAGATTCAAGAGGAAATCAACTCGAAAACCGCGTCTAGGAAAGCGATATCGATAATACTTCGAAGAGAAGCTGCGAAGGCGATaatcgagaagaagaaaggacCTACCAACTCCAAGAAGCTGCTTCCGAGGACGGTCCTCGAGGCTCTTCACGAGCGAATCACAGCTCTCCGTTGGGAATCTGCTCTTCAG GTGTTTGAACTACTGCGTGAACAGCTATGGTACAAACCAAACGTTGGCATCTACGTTAAGCTCATCGTCATGCTTGGCAAATGCAAGCAGCCTGAGAAGGCTCGTCAGATCTTTCAGGAAATGATCGGTGAAGGCTGTGTGGTGAATCATGAAGTGTACACTGCGCTTCTATCTGCTTATAGCAGGAGCGGCCGGTTTGACGATGCGTTTACTCTTCTGGAGCTTATGAAAAGCAGTCATAACTGTCAGCCGGATGTGCATACTTACTCAATCCTCATTAAGTCTTTTCTTCAGGTTTTTGCGTTTGATAAGGTTCAGGATCTGCTTTCTGATATGAGAAGACAGGGTATTAGGCCTAATACAATCACGTATAATACCCTCATCGATGCCTATGGGAAGGCAAAAAT GTTTGTGGAGATGGAATCAACACTTATACAAATGCTTGGAGAAGATGACTGCAAGCCTGATTCTTGGACCATGAACTCAACCCTCAGAGCCTTTGGTGGGAACGGACAGATAGAAATGATGGAGAATTGTTATGAGAAGTTTCAGAGCTCTGGGATCGAACCCAACATCAGAACATTCAATATCCTCCTTGATTCGTATGGGAAAACAGGAAACTACAAGAAGATGAGCGCCGTGATGGAGTTCATGCAGAAGTATCACTATTCATGGACCATAATCACCTACAATGTGGTCATTGACGCGTTCGGAAGGGCAGGAGACTTGAAACAAATGGAATATTTGTTTAGGCTGATGCAGTCAGAGAGAATAAAACCTAGCTGTGTTACGTTGTGTTCTCTTGTTCGTGCCTATGGTAGAGCTGGTAAAGCGGATAAAATTGGAGGAGTCTTGCGTTTCATCGAGAACTCAGACATAAGGTTAGACCTTGTGTTCTTTAACTGCCTGGTGGATGCCTACGGGAGGATGGAGAAGTTTGCAGAGATGAAAGGTGTTCTCGAATTAATGGAGAAGAAGGGAATTAGACCTGATAAGATCACATATAGGACAATGGTTAAGGCTTATAGAATTAGTGGCATGACTAGCCATGTAAAGGAACTTGATGGTATGGTCGAGTCCGTTGGTGAAGCCCAAGTTGTGCTGAAGAAGCCAGACTTTTAG
- the LOC108849295 gene encoding protein XRI1 isoform X1 — translation MDYGDDRSASWNWQVQNYDHQPHSTVSDVTMTEVTLNQEDHSYMFDDHSTPVKACTELGYHVTTDETTKKLEVQSETRSAVKRRRMLLFDDQPMETSLFSSENFSSILKSSAREETFDELLPEGSELIEGFSADASASSLDLDGLDLYAEEWYADCLNDAETPILPDDLSFGSPDVQVDISEYLNVPPEPEAREVRRPMTRSSPNVIFKAGRKSFTRPVPRLPSSIIYPFAFIKPCGVHGDMTLKDINQKIRTPAAKPKEDKLEPPVIQTSAFSGKPVVGKTKIRTEGGKGSITIMRTRG, via the exons ATGGATTACGGAGACGATCG TAGCGCATCATGGAATTGGCAAGTTCAAAACTATGACCACCAGCCCCACTCTACTGTCT CTGATGTTACGATGACGGAAGTTACATTGAACCAAGAAGATCACTCATACATGTTTGATGATCACTCCACCCCTGTCAAGGCCTGTACCGAGTTGGGTTATCATGTCACAACTG ATGAAACGACCAAGAAGCTGGAAGTGCAAAGTGAGACACGCTCTGCTGTAAAGAGGCGTCGGATGTTACTTTTCGATGATCAGCCTATGGAAACATCCCTTTTCAGCAGTGAGAACTTCTCCTCGATCTTAAAATCAAGC GCTAGAGAGGAAACATTTGATGAGCTTTTGCCTGAAGGATCTGAGCTCATAGAAGGGTTTTCAG CGGACGCTTCTGCCTCAAGCTTGGACCTGGATGGACTTGATCTGTATGCTGAAGAGTGGTACGCTGATTGCTTAAATGATGCTGAGACTCCAATCCTTCCTGATGACTT AAGCTTTGGTTCCCCTGATGTTCAAGTAGATATTTCAG AGTATCTAAACGTGCCACCAGAACCAGAAGCAAGGGAAGTTAGGCGACCTATGACTCGATCTTCTCCAAATGTTATCTTCAAAG CAGGTAGAAAATCATTTACAAGGCCGGTTCCAAGACTACCATCTTCAATCATTTATCCATTTGCATTCATCAAACCATGTGGAGTTCATGGCGACATGACCCTCAAGGACATCAACCAGAAAATCCGAACACCAGCAGCAAAACCAAAGGAAGACAAATTAGAGCCACCAGTGATCCAAACTTCAGCATTCTCTGGGAAACCCGTTGTTGGGAAGACTAAGATCCGCACAGAAGGAGGCAAAGGAAGCATCACAATCATGAGGACGAGAGGCTAA
- the LOC108849295 gene encoding protein XRI1 isoform X2 produces the protein MDYGDDRSASWNWQVQNYDHQPHSTVSDVTMTEVTLNQEDHSYMFDDHSTPVKACTELGYHVTTDETTKKLEVQSETRSAVKRRRMLLFDDQPMETSLFSSENFSSILKSSAREETFDELLPEGSELIEGFSADASASSLDLDGLDLYAEEWYADCLNDAETPILPDDLSFGSPDVQVDISEYLNVPPEPEAREVRRPMTRSSPNVIFKGRKSFTRPVPRLPSSIIYPFAFIKPCGVHGDMTLKDINQKIRTPAAKPKEDKLEPPVIQTSAFSGKPVVGKTKIRTEGGKGSITIMRTRG, from the exons ATGGATTACGGAGACGATCG TAGCGCATCATGGAATTGGCAAGTTCAAAACTATGACCACCAGCCCCACTCTACTGTCT CTGATGTTACGATGACGGAAGTTACATTGAACCAAGAAGATCACTCATACATGTTTGATGATCACTCCACCCCTGTCAAGGCCTGTACCGAGTTGGGTTATCATGTCACAACTG ATGAAACGACCAAGAAGCTGGAAGTGCAAAGTGAGACACGCTCTGCTGTAAAGAGGCGTCGGATGTTACTTTTCGATGATCAGCCTATGGAAACATCCCTTTTCAGCAGTGAGAACTTCTCCTCGATCTTAAAATCAAGC GCTAGAGAGGAAACATTTGATGAGCTTTTGCCTGAAGGATCTGAGCTCATAGAAGGGTTTTCAG CGGACGCTTCTGCCTCAAGCTTGGACCTGGATGGACTTGATCTGTATGCTGAAGAGTGGTACGCTGATTGCTTAAATGATGCTGAGACTCCAATCCTTCCTGATGACTT AAGCTTTGGTTCCCCTGATGTTCAAGTAGATATTTCAG AGTATCTAAACGTGCCACCAGAACCAGAAGCAAGGGAAGTTAGGCGACCTATGACTCGATCTTCTCCAAATGTTATCTTCAAAG GTAGAAAATCATTTACAAGGCCGGTTCCAAGACTACCATCTTCAATCATTTATCCATTTGCATTCATCAAACCATGTGGAGTTCATGGCGACATGACCCTCAAGGACATCAACCAGAAAATCCGAACACCAGCAGCAAAACCAAAGGAAGACAAATTAGAGCCACCAGTGATCCAAACTTCAGCATTCTCTGGGAAACCCGTTGTTGGGAAGACTAAGATCCGCACAGAAGGAGGCAAAGGAAGCATCACAATCATGAGGACGAGAGGCTAA
- the LOC108834150 gene encoding uncharacterized protein LOC108834150 isoform X2, whose product MQAETESDVVEVNRGLLKELEDMGFSMARAAWALHHSGNSSLEEAVNWIVDHENDSQFDKMPVVEFNIEIESPNPRDVTAETAQARANELKERARELREEEETKREREREKERIRAGKEMMEAKRIAEENERKRNIIIALRKAEKDEEKQAREKIMQKVNADKAERKSRLGLQTEAGSTSTSTLVAPLDADRILMPSPSPASKAEEMRECLRSLRRNHKEEDQRTMRRVFETLLMIVRNAAKNPDEEKYKRIRVTNRLFQERVGRFREGMEFMELCGFKREEGSEFLSLAKHDADMSRLRDAAFQLQSAVTNPFFGLLSKEAAEE is encoded by the exons ATGCAGGCGGAAACAG AGAGTGATGTAGTTGAGGTTAACCGTGGGTTGCTTAAGGAGCTTGAAGATATGGGATTCTCAATGGCCAGAGCAGCTTGGGCTCTGCATCATTCTG GCAACTCTAGCCTTGAAGAAGCTGTGAACTGGATCGTAGACCATGAGAATGATTCACAGTTTGACAAAATGCCTGTG GTGGAGTTTAACATTGAGATTGAGTCTCCAAATCCACGTGACGTTACTGCAGAAACTGCGCAGGCTAGAGCAAATGAACTAAA GGAAAGAGCTCGTGAgctaagagaagaagaagaaactaaacgcgaaagagaaagagaaaag GAAAGGATACGTGCTGGAAAAGAGATGATGGAGGCAAAGAGAATCGCTGAAGAAAACGAAAGGAAACG GAATATAATTATAGCTTTGAGGAAAGCTGAGAAAGATGAGGAGAAACAAGCAAGGGAGAAGATCATGCAGAAAGTTAATGCAGACAAG GCTGAGAGAAAGAGCAGGCTTGGATTGCAAACGGAAGCTGGATCTACTTCGACGTCAACTCTAGTTGCTCCACTTGACGCCGAT AGAATACTAATGCCGTCGCCAAGTCCAGCTTCAAAAGCAGAAGAGATGAGAGAATGCTTAAGATCACTAAGACGAAACCACAAA GAAGAAGATCAAAGAACGATGAGGAGGGTATTTGAGACGCTTCTGATGATAGTGAGGAACGCAGCTAAGAATCCAGATGAAGAGAAATACAAGAGGATCCGTGTCACGAACCGGTTGTTCCAGGAGAGAGTTGGGAGGTTCAGAGAAGGTATGGAGTTCATGGAGCTTTGTGGATTCAAGAGAGAGGAAGGATCAGAGTTTTTGTCTCTGGCGAAACATGACGCGGACATGTCGCGGCTTAGAGACGCTGCGTTTCAGTTGCAGTCTGCGGTGACTAATCCTTTCTTCGGTCTTCTCTCCAAAGAAGCAGCTGAAGAGTGA
- the LOC108834150 gene encoding uncharacterized protein LOC108834150 isoform X1, which produces MCFGSPESDVVEVNRGLLKELEDMGFSMARAAWALHHSGNSSLEEAVNWIVDHENDSQFDKMPVVEFNIEIESPNPRDVTAETAQARANELKERARELREEEETKREREREKERIRAGKEMMEAKRIAEENERKRNIIIALRKAEKDEEKQAREKIMQKVNADKAERKSRLGLQTEAGSTSTSTLVAPLDADRILMPSPSPASKAEEMRECLRSLRRNHKEEDQRTMRRVFETLLMIVRNAAKNPDEEKYKRIRVTNRLFQERVGRFREGMEFMELCGFKREEGSEFLSLAKHDADMSRLRDAAFQLQSAVTNPFFGLLSKEAAEE; this is translated from the exons ATGTGTTTTGGTTCACCAGAGAGTGATGTAGTTGAGGTTAACCGTGGGTTGCTTAAGGAGCTTGAAGATATGGGATTCTCAATGGCCAGAGCAGCTTGGGCTCTGCATCATTCTG GCAACTCTAGCCTTGAAGAAGCTGTGAACTGGATCGTAGACCATGAGAATGATTCACAGTTTGACAAAATGCCTGTG GTGGAGTTTAACATTGAGATTGAGTCTCCAAATCCACGTGACGTTACTGCAGAAACTGCGCAGGCTAGAGCAAATGAACTAAA GGAAAGAGCTCGTGAgctaagagaagaagaagaaactaaacgcgaaagagaaagagaaaag GAAAGGATACGTGCTGGAAAAGAGATGATGGAGGCAAAGAGAATCGCTGAAGAAAACGAAAGGAAACG GAATATAATTATAGCTTTGAGGAAAGCTGAGAAAGATGAGGAGAAACAAGCAAGGGAGAAGATCATGCAGAAAGTTAATGCAGACAAG GCTGAGAGAAAGAGCAGGCTTGGATTGCAAACGGAAGCTGGATCTACTTCGACGTCAACTCTAGTTGCTCCACTTGACGCCGAT AGAATACTAATGCCGTCGCCAAGTCCAGCTTCAAAAGCAGAAGAGATGAGAGAATGCTTAAGATCACTAAGACGAAACCACAAA GAAGAAGATCAAAGAACGATGAGGAGGGTATTTGAGACGCTTCTGATGATAGTGAGGAACGCAGCTAAGAATCCAGATGAAGAGAAATACAAGAGGATCCGTGTCACGAACCGGTTGTTCCAGGAGAGAGTTGGGAGGTTCAGAGAAGGTATGGAGTTCATGGAGCTTTGTGGATTCAAGAGAGAGGAAGGATCAGAGTTTTTGTCTCTGGCGAAACATGACGCGGACATGTCGCGGCTTAGAGACGCTGCGTTTCAGTTGCAGTCTGCGGTGACTAATCCTTTCTTCGGTCTTCTCTCCAAAGAAGCAGCTGAAGAGTGA
- the LOC108849666 gene encoding uncharacterized protein LOC108849666 — MYSDRVEAGNVSKNTVKSRLNGGSGDLSSRGRQVTRKRGRQDDDKWEHDLFDDDNKPRLSNRKVDPRDLRLKLQKKHHGLQSRLGGASLGERDLREKLSGAKNPPLRNSNLQKSTREAARSPAVKNGSGETKSETRAALNGATKKKPQQAGTSVDSFLESLGLEKYSTSFQVEEVDMDALMHMTDDDLKAMLIPMGPRKKILLALGSKR; from the exons ATGTATTCCGATCGTGTGGAGGCTGGGAATGTAAGCAAGAATACGGTGAAGAGCCGTCTCAATGGTGGCTCTGGAGACTTGTCTTCGCGCGGGAGACAAGTCACGAGGAAGAg AGGAAGGCAGGATGATGATAAGTGGGAGCATGATCTTTTCGATGATGACAACAAGCCTCGACTTTCAA ATCGCAAGGTTGACCCTAGAGATCTCCGTTTGAAGCTCCAGAAGAAACACCATGGCTTGCAGAGTCGGCTAGGTGGAGCTAGTTTGGGGGAACGGGATCTGCGCGAGAAGCTATCCGGGGCAAAGAATCCACCACTAAGGAACAGTAACTTACAAAAGTCTACAAGGGAGGCTGCTAGATCACCAGCCGTCAAGAACGGTTCAGGTGAAACCAAATCCGAGACCAGAGCAGCTTTGAACGGAGCTACCAAGAAGAAACCACAGCAG GCTGGTACCTCAGTTGATAGCTTCCTGGAATCATTGGGTCTCGAGAAATATTCAACCTCATTTCAAGTGGAAGAA GTTGATATGGATGCTCTGATGCATATGACAGATGATGACCTCAAAGCTATGCTCATACCAATG GGACCCAGGAAGAAGATACTTCTTGCTTTGGGATCTAAACGTTGA
- the LOC108853905 gene encoding uncharacterized protein LOC108853905, with protein MIQLLFLVLFVEGAIAFLLLIKIGPLRELVIKSLDQMKMGKGPATVKTIAGTMSVILLSNLMSIVKIQNKGAKLGTMSPMDQVLWRTHLLEASLMGVVLFLGFIIDRMHHYLRKLINLRGNAGSSKEELEQLQKERTELKEKEDKASKEIKQLQEKLSSVSERLKKAETESKEKEKKLETAETHVTALQKQSAELLLEYDRLLEDNQKLQSQILGQTKT; from the exons ATGATTCAGCTACTGTTCCTGGTTCTGTTCGTGGAGGGTGCGATTGCGTTCTTACTGCTGATTAAGATTGGGCCATTGAGGGAGCTTGTGATTAAGAGCCTTGACCAGATGAAGATGGGGAAAGGTCCCGCCACTGTGAAAACCATAGCTGGAACCATGTCTGTTATCCTCTTGTCCAATCTCATGAGCATCGTCAAGATCCAGAACAAAGGTGCAAAGCTTGGGACAATGTCTCCCATGGATCAGGTCCTTTGGAGAACTCACTTGCTTGAAGCTTCTCTTATGG GAGTTGTACTTTTTCTAGGCTTCATAATTGACAGGATGCACCACTACCTCAGAAAGCTAATCAATTTAAGAGGCAATGCCGGGTCATCGAAAGAAGAACTTGAACAGCTCCAGAAAGAGAGAACCGAACTGAAGGAGAAAGAGGACAAGGCATCCAAGGAAATCAAGCAGCTGCAAGAAAAACTGTCATCTGTTTCAGAGAGGCTTAAGAAAGCAGAGACCGAGtctaaagagaaagagaagaagcttgAAACCGCTGAAACACATGTCACGGCTCTCCAGAAACAGTCTGCTGAGCTGCTTCTGGAGTATGATAGATTGCTAGAAGACAACCAAAAGCTACAAAGCCAAATTTTGGGACAAACCAAGACCTGA
- the LOC108853907 gene encoding RPM1-interacting protein 4: protein MAANRQSVPKFGEWTEDVPFTVMFDKASRSSRKKTNKSNPNPNEYPETNPTAAQPRNQRHDQPPNHNVRARQERFGSKEETEFRPSPAYNERNNQVGAPPPAETYRRESYDPTPVKPRPISSLRGRGSERVATIPPFPGSGSEDQNYTFIFEKVKENKRKTETARSYNETDHSIPTPHINDDQHHQPPPPSSPKGCCFPRWGRK, encoded by the exons ATGGCAGCA AATCGTCAAAGCGTTCCCAAATTCGGAGAATGGACAGAAGATGTTCCATTCACAGTAATGTTCGATAAAGCCAGTAGGTCGTcgaggaaaaaaacaaacaagtcTAATCCTAATCCCAACGAGTATCCAGAAACGAATCCAACCGCTGCCCAACCTCGAAATCAGAGACATGACCAACCACCAAACCACAATGTAAGAGCTAGACAAGAAAGATTCGGTAGCAAAGAAGAAACTGAATTCAGACCGTCTCCTGCATACAATGAAAGAAACAACCAAGTCGGAGCTCCTCCTCCagcggaaacgtatcgacgcgAATCATATGATCCTACACCAGTGAAACCTAGGCCCATAAGCAGTCTTAGAGGTCGGGGCAGTGAAAGG GTCGCAACCATTCCGCCGTTTCCTGGATCGGGTTCTGAGGATCAGAATTATACATTCATCTTTGAAAAAGTGAAGGAAAACAAGAGAAAAACTGAGACTGCGAGGTCTTACAATGAAACTGATCATAGCATTCCGACTCCACACATCAACGACGACCAACACCATCAACCGCCGCCACCTTCTAGTCCCAAG GGTTGCTGCTTTCCTAGATGGGGCCGAAAGTGA
- the LOC108853909 gene encoding uncharacterized protein LOC108853909 codes for MSSQESRTASRGIRRRKAVIDLNEVPRDHEGTTSSASMREAPPTVVPTVPSQPVPTMIDVDAIEDDVIESSASAFAEAKSKSTGARRRSLMVDVESGGLTRLSANKRRRIPPNQPVIDCEHVSVDVRESSPKPPPPPPEEPKFSCPICMCPFTEETSTKCGHIFCKGCIKTAISRQAKCPTCRKRVTVKELIRVFLPTTR; via the exons ATGAGCTCACAAGAGTCTAGAACAGCAAGCCGAGGGATTCGACGGAGGAAAGCTGTGATTGATCTGAACGAGGTACCCAGAGATCACGAAGGGACGACCTCCTCCGCTTCCATGAGAGAAGCTCCTCCTACGGTGGTGCCTACTGTACCTTCTCAGCCTGTTCCTACGATGATTGATGTCGATGCTATTGAAGATGATGTTATCGAGTCATCCGCAAGTGCCTTTGCTGAA GCTAAGAGCAAATCAACAGGTGCACGTCGGAGGTCGTTGATGGTTGATGTAGAGTCAG GTGGTTTGACGAGATTGTCTGCCAACAAACGAAGAAGGATTCCTCCTAACCAACCTGTCATAGACTGTGAGCATGTCTCTGTAGATGTG AGAGAGTCTAGCCCAAagcctccaccaccaccaccagagGAGCCAAAGTTTTCTTGTCCGATTTGTATGTGCCCGTTCACAGAGGAGACGTCAACCAAATGCGGTCACATCTTCTGCAAGGGATGTATAAAGACGGCAATATCTCGCCAAGCCAAATGCCCTACTTGTAGGAAAAGGGTGACTGTTAAAGAGCTGATTCGCGTATTCCTTCCAACCACCAGATGA